The following is a genomic window from Geoalkalibacter halelectricus.
AGCAAGATACCTCCAGATATATCCTCACTAACATCCACGCATTGACAGCTTCCTTCGCCTATCCCGTCACCTCTGACCACTCCCACATCATACCGCCCATGGAGCGCGATCACTGGCCGTCACAGGAATATCTCGGCGAACATCGGCGGGCGTGGCGACTCTGACCCCCCTCAATCCCCCCTATGCAACAGGGGGGAGGCAAACATTTCGCTCTTCCCCCTGTGACGCAGCCGGCGGGCAAGGAGTTGGGGGCGCCCTTTTTGTCCAACTTGTTGGGCGAGCAACAAGTTGGGCGGCGTGCGGGGCCGCCACCCCGCGATCCTGAAACTTTCTGCTGAGGCGGTTATCGCCGAGGATTGAAACCTCAGGATGTTTCTGATGCCTGGATTTTCCGTTTAAATTGCCGTTGATCGTTCTCAGTATGGGTATTATAGTACTTCATTAGGGTACGTATGGGAGCCAACTTTTCCAACACAATGAAGCGCTGACGTGAGTTTGCCATGAAATCCGAGGACATATTTCAGACAATCAACAGACATCAGGGCGAACTTTCGGATCTTGGAGTACACCGTATTGGTTTGTTCGGCTCGGCCGTGCGTGGCGAGCTGAAGTCGGACAGCGATCTTGATTTTCTGGTGGAATTTCGCCGTGGCAAGAAAAATTACGATCGGTTTTTTGAATTGGCGGAATTGCTGGAAAGGCTTTTCGGGCGCAAGGTGGATCTGCTCACAGTTGAATCTCTTCATCCATCCCTGAGGCAACGGATTTTCCAGGAGGCCCGGTTTGAAACCATCCACTAGCTTCCTGGAGCATATCCTTGCCGAGACCGAATATTTGCTGAAAACGGCTCGTCCCCTCACCCTGGATGAATTCCTTGCCGATTAAACACTGAAGCGTGCTTTTGTGCGCAGTCTGGAAATCATTGGCGAAGCGGTAAAAAATCTCCCTGATGATCTGAAAATCCGTTATCCGGACCTTGACTGGAGACGCATGGCCGGGACCCGTGACCGTCTGATTCATGGGTATTTCAGCGTTGACTTCGAGTTGGTCTGGGACATCATTCAGAATAAAATTCCACCCCTGGATGCAGGTATCCGTCAAATTATTTCTCAAGAAACCTAGGAGGCTGTCGGACTATCCATGAGCCGGCTGCAAATCCGGCTGTTTGGCCCGGATTCCAGCTCCTTTTCGGCACGTAGCTTCGGCTATGCACTCTCAAAGGAGCCAAAATCCGGACTCAAACATCCAAATTTTCGCTTCGGCCCGGATAGTCCGACAGCCTCCTAGGATAGAACTGCCTTCAGTCACGACGCGACGAAATGCGCCGGTTCCTGCTCTCCCCCCTATGACGCAGCCGGAGGGCACCCGACGATGCGAAGCGTTGGCGGGCAAGGAGTTGGGGGCGCCCTTTTTGTCCAACTTGTTGTGCGAGCAACAAATTGGGCGGCGTGCGGGGCCGCCACCCCGCTTAATAAAGTCTTTTTGTTGAGACGGTCATCGCTGGGGGTGCCCCCGGCAGCGTTATCGCTCCTCGCGAGTATGCCACAACCGGAGTACGTAGATGGTGAATCCCTGAATTTCGTAACGCATCTCATAATGCCCGACGAGAATTCGACGGACCTCGCGTGGCTCGAATTCTTCAAGTTTTTCGCCGAGGCGCGGGTTTGCCAACAAGCTGGTCGGGGCGCTGGTAAGCGCCTGCACCGTGCGCGCGGCCGCTTCCCGGTTGACTGGCGCCAAAAACTCATAAAGCCGCGCCAGGTCGGAAACCGCCCTGTTTGTCCACTTCAGCACAATCACCGCGGCACAGGCAACGGCTTGTCGGTGCTCAAGCTTTCAGCCCAGGCCTGTACGGCCTGGTGGTCAATGACGCTGCCGTCATCGACGTCAGCCAAAGCCTCCCGGGTCAGGCGACTGCGTTCCTCTTCCTGTTCAACCCAGGCAGACAGCGCCTGCTTCATTATCCAGCCGCGTGACCGATCAAGGCGGGCGGCCATCTGATCAATTTTTTCGGCCAATGGGATGGGCAGGTGTGCCGTAAAGACTTTTGTTCTGGTCTGTGGCATGACTCAGCTCCTGTTTCGTTCCGTTATTATTATTTTTGAATCGTAACGATTAATAGTGATTGTGTCAAACATGGGACGTTGAGGGTGACAGGCCTCACTTTGACAATGTATAGCAGTCACTCGTTGGTGGTGTTTGGGGTAAAATTGCGAGTGACAGAGGTTTCGCCGTCCCCAAGCGCCCTTTCACTTGGAAATCAGCCCATGAATTTTGCAACCCTTCGCGCCTACCTCGCCGCCAAACCCGGCGCCGTTGAAGACTTCCCCTTCGACCACGTCACCCTGGTTTTCAAAGTCGGCGAAAAGATGTTCGCCCTGGTTGCCACCGACGTGGATCCCCTGCGCATCAACCTCAAATGCGATCCGGAGAAAGCGGAAATCCTGCGCGACTGCTTTCCCTCCGTCCTCCCCGGATACCATATGAACAAGCGCCACTGGAACACCGTCGTCCTGGACGGATCGATTCCCGACGAGGATGTGCTCGCGATGATCGATGATTCTTATGGGCTGGTGGTGCAGGGCCTGCCCAAGGCCAGGCGACCGGTGTGAGGAGGCCGTTGGTTTTGGGATCAGACCGAGTGTCTTACGGGTTGATTTTCGATGGTAAATTGGCGACTCCGCTACAGAATTCCTCTGAAAATCCCAATCAATAAGGAGGCGCCACCTTATGCCCCGTATCCCATACTTGTCCAGTGATCTCCACGAACCGGCGGAGCTTGTCTCAGCGATCCGTGCCCGACGCGGCGGACGTCTGCTGCACCTGGATCGGATGCTGCTGCACAGCCCGGCGTTCGCCCGGGGCTGGAACGCCTTTTTGGGTGCTGTCCGCAGTGAACTGGATCTGCCTGCCCGGCTTCGCGAGCTGGCCATTTGCGCCGTCGCGGTGCTGAACGGGGCGGACTACGAGTTCGCCCATCACGCCCCGGAGTTTCTCAAGGCGGGAGGAACGCAGGCACAGTTGGCGGGGGTGCGGCGCATGGCTCAGGAAGATCCCGCGCCGCCGCTTTTCAATGGTGTGGAGGTGGCAGTGCTGCGGCTGACCGCCGAGATGACCCGTCAGATCACGGTGAGCGACGCCACCTTCGCCGAGGTGCGGGCGGCGCTGGCCGATGAGCAGCAGGTGGTGGAACTGGTTGGGATCGTGGCGGCCTACAACATGGTCTCCCGCTTTCTGGTGGCGCTGCACGTCAGCCCTGAAGATTCCGCGGGAGCGACACGATAATCGATGCGGGGATGGTGCCTTGAATCTGCGCGGCGCTGGCATCGGTGGCCACCTCCCGCTAAAAGTGATCGGCCAGGAGGCTGGCCACTGCCGCAGGCGCAATACCTTCAGCCCGGTTTGATATTGAGCAGGCCGGGGAACAGGTTGTCCGGGTCATACTTGGTCTTGATTTGTTTGAGCCGCTCCAGGTTGCCTCCGTAGGCGCCGCGCAGCATGGCATCCTGATCCTCGACATAGCCGGGGAAGTTGAGATAGTTGCCGCCGCTGGAGAAGGGTTGCAGCGCTTTGTGCAGGGCGCGCGCCCAGGCAATGTTGGCATCCGAATCGGCACGCTCGCTCCAGTTGGCCTCAATGGCCACCATGAACGGAATCCGGCGGTTGAAAAAGGCCGTGGCGGTTGGTTCCACGCGGCTCATGGCCCCGCCCATATGCCAGATGTCAATGGATGTTTCCGGTGACGGGCGGCTGCGCGCATATTCTTCCATAACCGCCATGACGGCCTCGTCGAGTCGATCCAGGTAAATGGATTTCCAGTAATAATATTTCCCGTTTGGATAATCCTCGTCCAGCAGGCGCTGCAGATCCTTCCAGCTCATGGCGCTGGTCAAATCGGCGATGGGCTCCGCCAGCGAGCGCAGCGGGCCGGTGACTTTTTCGGCGTTCTCCGCGGGGCCGCTGTAGCAGCCAAGCAGGATGACCACCGGCTTGCCATGATGTTCTTCCGGGATGTCCGCTATGGGCGGAGCGCTCCAGTAGGTGCCGAGCACCATCAATTCTTCCGGCGCGTCATTCATGTAATCGCGACAGCCTGCGATGACCTGCGCGGCCATTTCCAGTGGATAGACAGGCATGGCAAAGGTGATTGACTCCGGAATGGGATGCAGCTTGAATTCAAAAGCGGTTGCAACGCCGAAATTGCCGCCGCCGCCGCGCAATGCCCAGAACAGATCGGGGTGTTCATCGGCCGAGGCTCTCAAGAGCCGGCCATCGGAGGTTACAATCTCAACCGCCAGCAGGTTGTCGATGGTCAACCCGTGCTTGCGCATCAGCCAACCGGTGCCGCCATGCAGGGTGAGTCCCGCCACTCCGGTTTCAGAAACCACCCCGACCGGCGCCGCCAGACCAAAGGCTGTTGTTTCATGATCCAGATCGCCAAGCAGGGCGCCGCCTTCAGCGCGGGCAACACGTTCACGGGGATTCACCTGGACGCTGCGCATATGGGAAAGATCGATCACCAGGCCCTGCTCTGAAATCGCTGCGCCGGATACATTGTGGCCGCCGGAGCGAATGGAGATTGCCAGTTGGTGCTCACGCGCAAAATTTACCACCGCCATCACGTCCGCCGCTCCCCGGCAGCGGGCAATCAGTGCCGGTCGTTTGTCGATGGTGCCGTTCCACACCTTGCGAGCCTGGTCATACTCTTCATCACCATGTTTGAGCAGGGTGCCGCGAAACTGATTTTTGAAGTTGTCCAGGATTTCTAGCTGCAAACTCACCACGGTTCCGCGGCGGGTCAGAATTTGGATTTCAGACATCGCAAATCTCCTTTTCCGACAAAGGGTTAGTTGTTCTTTCCCATGGGTTAAGCATAGAGGGATGAATTGAATTTTCAATCCTCTGCGGAATGGCAGGGATATGGTTGTGCTTGAGGGGAATCGGCCTAGGAGGCTGTCGGACTATCCATGAGCCGGCTGCAAATCCGGCTGTTTGGCCCGTATTCCGGCTCCTTTTCGGTACGTAGCTACGGCTATGCACTCTCAAAGGAGCCAAAATCCGGACTCAAACATCCAAATTTTCGCTTCGGCCCGGATAGTCCGACAGCCTCCTAGGGATGTCCTTGAAAGTAGAAGAAATACAATTAATCTTATCTTGTAAAACGACTTCAAGGTCCATCTGTTCGGCAACAAGCAGGGCGACATGAACCCGGCTGGGCTCTGGCCCTCGGACCATGCCGGCGTCGCGGCGCGTCTTCAGTATGGGGCGAAACAGCAGATT
Proteins encoded in this region:
- a CDS encoding MmcQ/YjbR family DNA-binding protein, whose product is MNFATLRAYLAAKPGAVEDFPFDHVTLVFKVGEKMFALVATDVDPLRINLKCDPEKAEILRDCFPSVLPGYHMNKRHWNTVVLDGSIPDEDVLAMIDDSYGLVVQGLPKARRPV
- a CDS encoding HepT-like ribonuclease domain-containing protein; the protein is MKRAFVRSLEIIGEAVKNLPDDLKIRYPDLDWRRMAGTRDRLIHGYFSVDFELVWDIIQNKIPPLDAGIRQIISQET
- a CDS encoding CopG family ribbon-helix-helix protein, producing the protein MPQTRTKVFTAHLPIPLAEKIDQMAARLDRSRGWIMKQALSAWVEQEEERSRLTREALADVDDGSVIDHQAVQAWAESLSTDKPLPVPR
- a CDS encoding type II toxin-antitoxin system RelE/ParE family toxin; the protein is MIVLKWTNRAVSDLARLYEFLAPVNREAAARTVQALTSAPTSLLANPRLGEKLEEFEPREVRRILVGHYEMRYEIQGFTIYVLRLWHTREER
- a CDS encoding carboxymuconolactone decarboxylase family protein, with protein sequence MPRIPYLSSDLHEPAELVSAIRARRGGRLLHLDRMLLHSPAFARGWNAFLGAVRSELDLPARLRELAICAVAVLNGADYEFAHHAPEFLKAGGTQAQLAGVRRMAQEDPAPPLFNGVEVAVLRLTAEMTRQITVSDATFAEVRAALADEQQVVELVGIVAAYNMVSRFLVALHVSPEDSAGATR
- a CDS encoding nucleotidyltransferase family protein, whose translation is MKSEDIFQTINRHQGELSDLGVHRIGLFGSAVRGELKSDSDLDFLVEFRRGKKNYDRFFELAELLERLFGRKVDLLTVESLHPSLRQRIFQEARFETIH
- a CDS encoding FAD-binding oxidoreductase, which translates into the protein MSEIQILTRRGTVVSLQLEILDNFKNQFRGTLLKHGDEEYDQARKVWNGTIDKRPALIARCRGAADVMAVVNFAREHQLAISIRSGGHNVSGAAISEQGLVIDLSHMRSVQVNPRERVARAEGGALLGDLDHETTAFGLAAPVGVVSETGVAGLTLHGGTGWLMRKHGLTIDNLLAVEIVTSDGRLLRASADEHPDLFWALRGGGGNFGVATAFEFKLHPIPESITFAMPVYPLEMAAQVIAGCRDYMNDAPEELMVLGTYWSAPPIADIPEEHHGKPVVILLGCYSGPAENAEKVTGPLRSLAEPIADLTSAMSWKDLQRLLDEDYPNGKYYYWKSIYLDRLDEAVMAVMEEYARSRPSPETSIDIWHMGGAMSRVEPTATAFFNRRIPFMVAIEANWSERADSDANIAWARALHKALQPFSSGGNYLNFPGYVEDQDAMLRGAYGGNLERLKQIKTKYDPDNLFPGLLNIKPG